A stretch of the Macaca mulatta isolate MMU2019108-1 chromosome 16, T2T-MMU8v2.0, whole genome shotgun sequence genome encodes the following:
- the AOC3 gene encoding amine oxidase [copper-containing] 3 isoform X7, protein MVFVPMAVPWSPEHQLQRLQVTRKLLETEEQAAFLVGGATPRYVYLASNHSNKWGHPRGYRIQMLSFAGEPLPQNSSMARGFSWERYQLAVTQRKEEEPSSSSVFNQNDPWAPTVDFSDFINNETIAGKDLVAWVTAGFLHIPHAEDIPNTVTVGNGVGFFLRPYNFFDEDPSFYSADSIHFRGDQDAEACEVNPLACLPQAAACAPDLPAFSHGGFSHN, encoded by the exons ATGGTCTTTGTCCCCATGGCTGTGCCCTGGAGCCCTGAGCACCAGCTGCAGAGGCTGCAGGTGACCCGGAAGCTGCTGGAGACAGAGGAGCAGGCCGCCTTCCTCGTGGGAGGCGCCACCCCTCGCTACGTGTACCTGGCCAGCAACCACAGCAACAAGTGGGGCCACCCACGGGGCTACCGCATCCAGATGCTCAGCTTTGCTGGAGAGCCGCTGCCCCAAAACAGCTCCATGGCGAGAGGCTTCAGCTGGgagag GTACCAGCTGGCCGTGACCCAGCGGAAGGAGGAGGAGCCCAGTAGCAGCAGCGTTTTCAATCAGAATGACCCTTGGGCCCCCACTGTGGATTTCAGTGACTTCATCAACAACGAGACCATTGCTGGAAAG GACTTGGTGGCCTGGGTGACAGCTGGTTTTCTGCACATCCCACATGCAGAGGACATTCCTAACACGGTGACTGTGGGGAACGGCGTGGGCTTCTTCCTCCGACCCTACAACTTCTTTGACGAAGACCCCTCCTTCTACTCTGCCGACTCCATCCACTTCCGAGGGGACCAGGATGCTGAGGCCTGTGAGGTCAACCCCCTGGCTTGCCTGCCCCAGGCTGCTGCCTGTGCCCCCGACCTCCCTGCCTTCTCCCACGGGGGCTTCTCTCACAACTAG